The Oncorhynchus masou masou isolate Uvic2021 chromosome 25, UVic_Omas_1.1, whole genome shotgun sequence DNA window agaacgagtctccttcctgagcagtatgacgactgcgtggtcccatggtgtttatactgttgatgaacgtggtaccttcaggcatttggaaattgctcccaaggatgaaccagacttgtggaggtctacaatttattttctgacaTCTTGATGCCCAatttgtcaagcaaagaggcactaagtttgaaggtaggccttgacatacatccacaggtacacctctaattgactcaaattatgtcaattagcctaacagaagcttctaaagccgtgacatcattttctggaattttccaagctgtttaatgacacagtcaacttagtgcatgtaaacttctgacccactggaattgtgatacagtgaattataagtgaaataatctgtctgtaaacaattgttggaaaaattacttgtgtcataaacaaagtcctaaccgacttgcaaaactatagtttattaacaagaaatttgtggagtggctgaaaaacgagttaatgactccaacctaagtgtgttaacttctgacttcaactgcatatggatatatatatatatattccccaaaatgttgaaatgatgcagacaattacattgatagaagcaaGAATCTAtccgcaatattaaagctgatcctcCCCCTGAAAAAAGGggaggggaagacagacagacagacagacagacaaaagctGTAAACTAGACAAAAACACAATCCAAGTGAATGGATAATAATAGTAAACTACAAACCCTCATCCATTACAACGGACTTTATAACACAATAAAATCATCCAGCTGCTTGTTGGTTATGAAAGCACTACAGAGGCATTAAGTGGAACCTGGCTAAGATACATGTAGGATGGACCCTAGTCAAggatagtacactatatagggtatagggtgccatttagaacACGTCCATTGTTGAGATCTGGGTGAACGGAAGACAAAATAGGAATGAAgtggtggacagacagagacagactggctaGGAGGCTGTGAGAAACCTCAGGGTTGAGGCGACTGGGTGactagacacaaacacacacacctgggtcaGGTAAGTTGGTTGTCTGATTGGAGGCAGTTGcgcaagtgtgtgtgttgggtgtttgtctgtgtctgtgactgacCTGTGGCAGCCCTATCGCACAGCAGAGTCCAATAGTTGCTCCCACGTTGTCTCCCATCCACAGGTTGACAGCATGGATACAGCCTCGCACATGGATCACCTCATCCAGGAGCTCAcgctgacagagaaagagagaagacaggtagaatgaaagagagagagagactacagtacATGAGATGCATTTGACTGATTGTAGTTATGTTTTAAATatatgtcatcaaggcaaaagaaAGACAGTAACTTCACAGATGATGAGGCACTACAATACTTACATGAACAATAGAAAAACAGTGGATTTTCTTCATTTTTATCTACTACGACAAACTAATATTGTGCCTTAAACTAATAAACTATTCCCCACAAACACCTGAGATTTTCCATAGTACCAAAGAAAATATGGAGGTGAGAACATCTCAAGTACAGAAAACAGAGACAGCTGAATCAATATCACAACAACACCAGCCACTACCAGCTGGCACAATATATCGTGACTCAGTTAGTTTACCTTATTTTCAGCATGCTGCAGCTagagaaaataaaatgttttgggGCCATGAAAGTAAATGATCCTGCTGCTGCTCTTTTCCCTTTTGTAGTCTCTGAATGTGTCCCGatgagggccctggtcaaaagtagtgtactatgtagggaaaaaGGTGCTATTTAGCACGTaacttctgtctctgtgtagaaTGACAAACTCCACAGACTAATGAAGGCCAAAAAGTGAGCAGAACACTGGATAGGGGGGTTCACAGCCTATGGAATACAGCAACTTATTTTACCCTTACCTGTTGGCTGAGAGTCTTGTAACCACAAAGAGTGTTGACAACCTCTCCCACCTGGGAAaaatgagacagggagagatgaagatcATGAAAAAGAGGATCCATGTATTGTCCATTCTTCTGTGCAAAgataagaaaagaaaaaaaactaCAAAAATTTCCTAAGTCAGATATGCTTGTAGTGGCCCAATTAAAAATACATCTACGCacgttggacacacacacatcccctaaTCTGTGTTTATAGCCGTTTGGCGCTTTGGAGTTGCCCTGCGTGGGcacagaccagacagaggaagagaggaagagagcgagagagtgagagagcgagagagcgagagagatacaaagagatggagaggaagagagaaggagaggaatagatgaagagagagcgagacagagagatgaagtgTGAGAGAAAAAGAGGGCAGAAAGAGATAAGCCAGAGCGTgagttagacagggagagagaatgaatCATGAGCTCAGTAAATTAATTTGATTAGCTCCCACTCTCTCCACTGATGCTGAGGTCTCGGGGTCTCTTCCTGTGCCTGAGTGGCTTTACACATTTCACTGTAACCAATTCAGCCAGCGCTAATTACCTAGTAATGAACCATGAGGCCAGGGGAAGTACTGGCAGGTGGAGAGAGGCTTTACTGAGAGCAGCCAGCCCAATTCCAATATTTTTCTGTTCCCTTGTTGCCATACAGTTCTGTGCGTGGGGAGCCTAGATGAGCACTAAATGAGATCCACGGAAATATGTCTCCCCCAGAGATGTGAGAgactgataggctgatagggagGGCAGGTATAATATTGGATAAAGTTCATGTGTTATCGGATCCTAACTTTCAGAGCTCCTTTCATTCATTCACACACAGTCTAGATGAGAGGTGAAAAGCGAGGGTCGAGAACAGTTTTAGCAGTCACCTTGTGGGGGACACAGCATGTATAAGGGACGCCGCAGGCCAGTGGCCCGGTGCCATTGCAGAAATGGTATTGATTGACACCCCAGTCCTTGTAGTCGTCCCCACCACAacaagagaactagagagagagagagagagagagagagagagagagagagagagaggtttaataAAAAATCAGTTAAGTCTTGTTTTTTACTAGATCAATCACACTCTATCCATGTCAGTTAGGGCTGCAAAACTACaggtaatttaccaaagttaccagaATCTTCATTACTTTTGGCAATTAAAGacgcactatgcagaaatcgctttGCCATTTGCTGGATGCAAAAATTTGACAAAACAAGCCAtgcatagtgtagagaatcattgtaacatctaaaccactgtgaaatatattttccataaccaaaaatattgtattttcagctgtttgaaactggtgtacaaaagatagcaaaaaaataaactttCAATGAAAAGGacataacacacatttctatgtgaattcggtcaggtcgcccaaagttacatattgcagctttaatagAAAATCTGTGGCAATCTATCGTAACGTTGGTAATTTATATTTAAATAACTTTTTTTCATAGtattcatatacagtgccttcagaaatggattaaatacatgttattttctcacccatctacacacaataccccatcatgacaaagtgaaaacatgtttttagaatgtagtcaaatgtattaaaaatggaACACAGAACTAACATAACTTTTGTGATAAggccagagagaggccagagataattacagacatcTGTGATAATGTGaagtacccaaaagggccactagatgtcttgtgataGGTTACATATAATCCTTGAAAAtcctggtagtttactggtaaacatATACATCTTACAGTAATATACCTTCTCTTTGCAaccctacccactgggcacagatgtcaattcaacgtctgtTCCAAGTTGGTTTTACATAATTTCAttaaaatgacgtggaaacaatgttgattcaaccagtgtgtgcccagtgggtaatgtgtgggtgtgtgcccagtggggcagcaggtagcctagtggttagagcgtctgGCCAGTAACCGAAACGTTGCCATATCGAATTcccgatctgacaaggtaaaaaaagtcgttctgccactgaacaaggcagttaacccactgttcctaggctgtcattgtacatcagaatttgttcttaactgacttgcctggttaaataaaaaacggTCAGTGGCCTCTTCATTCAGTACACACCACTATTTCCTGTTTGTTGCTTCTGATAATGAAAAGGGAATCAGTCCTCTTACCTTCTGTTGCACAAAGTCCAGGATGTTTTTGAAGTCCAGATCATCGTAATAGTGTTTAATTCCCTCTCGTATACTGCTCTGGAACAGGGCTGATgtctacagggagagagagaaagagtagagagagaggagggatgatatGCCATGAAATTCCTCATCCATCACATTGAATGCTTCTCTGATGTGATCTTATCGTGACTGGAGGTGATGCCAGAGGCGACACTGGTGAACATGTGTTAcagctgtgtgagtgagtgagtgagtgagtgagtgagtgagtgagtgagtgaactgACCTTTTTCTCAAAGATGAGCGCAACGATGAGAGCCACAGCCTGCAGGAACAGTagcacacacaggacacacaaaaACTggaagacagatggagagagggagagaatgcacTTAGCATGCCATGTACATATCAAGCCAGAGGGACCAGAGATTGCTGGGCTGAGATTGGCAACACCATCCTCAGGTTGACTGACATATCCCAGTCAGCAGAGTCCCCTtgtcctgtcccctcctcctcccactccatATACCTTGGGTCTCCTCAACCTAATCTCTCAACCCTCCTATTCtttccttcatccctcctcttTTCCATCCTAACCTCCATCGCTCCTCATAtccccccttcccccctcccatccctccctctctcaccatgtGTAGCAGGGTCTTGTTGTCCCTGAGGGAGCCCACCATGCCCACCAGGGAGACGGTGAACATCACCAGGCCCAGCAGGATGAGCACCACAGCGGGGGCCAGGAACACCCCCTCCAGGGTACGGTTCTTCTGACGCTCCACCTCCGCGTACACCCCcacgcacaacacacacaggcccaggagctgggggagggagagagagagagggagaggcagggagagggggaagaagagagggtagGGGTCGGGTGAGATGGTCAGAGCTCTGCAGTGTGCCATCTTTCTGAATAAGCATCATTTCATGATAGCAGTGTGCATAGAAAGCCTAAACAAGCAATGTTCAAAGCTATCGGCATGTTCAAAGCTACCGTTTCCATTGGATTGTGTTGTAAACTCAAAGCTGATGTCAAATAACATGGACTTCAAAATAGCACTtcttagtgcacttcttttgaccaaagccctggaTGTCTTCCTCTCTAGTGGTAGCATCCTGATGATTCGACCCATTTTCCTTGTTCCTTGTAGTTAATTAGGAAACACAAAGGGCTTTAGTTTAAAGTTGGCAAATGACGACAGGAGATGGTGGTTAGAGAACTAGGCCAAGGCTAGCTGCTGTGTTGTTGTGGCATCAGCCTTGTTAGCAACAAACAAACCCCACTTGACTACCTCCTGGTGTGCCATTTGAGAGCTTTCAAAACCATGGCAGGGTGGGTCTCACGTtgtcagcatcccaaatggcacccctttccctttatagtgaATTAAAGGGACTATAAAAGGCACTAgcctatatcgggaatagggtgccatttggaatgcagactgACTCATAATGATAGTCCTTTCTTTCTGCAACAAACAATCTTAAGCCCATAGGCCTACCTATTGATTCTCAATTTGGAAGAGAGGCAATCTGCACTAAGAAAGCAAGCCTCATCACTCTTTCCCTACTTTAGTCCATTCACGACTGCCAGCACCACCCCGCCCAACATCGGAAAAAGTCCCTACCCAGCGGGGTGCAAAAATCaagttgaatcaacgtggaatactgattggatttgcaaaaagtcatcaacgtaagggaatttcatattttttttcacccaacttcaCTCAAAGTAGGGTCAAATTGTAGGTTGATTTCACactgaattcacgttagttgacaactcaacatgtaaatcaaaactagacgttgaaatgACGTCTGTGTCCAGTGGATATTTTCAATTAGCGGTTAGCTAATTTATCATTCATTCTGTCATCCACTGTAGTGTAGCGTAAGAAGGAGGctacacacactgagagacaaaCCAATCATCTTACAAAATAACAAACTTCTGACTGATAAGAAGCAATGCAAATAGGCTACACAGTACACATACTCTCTCAATGGATTAGTCGACCGACTCTCTCCTTTCCAAAGGAAACCTACACGCAAAACTGTGTGAAATTAGACAAAGCAGATTGAACAGACAAGGAGAAGAAATAGCATGAATTAATGAGTGCTCCTGCATGGCTTTGGGCCAGGGGAGCTCTTGGGGGAACACAAGCCAAGGCATTACATCTGAATACGGCAGAGGAGGCCGTGCTTAAAGGAAAAAGGATTAACGAAAGAAGTCAGAAAGAATGGAGAAAATAAAAATGGAAGCGGGGGAAGTTCCTGACATGTTGTACTTAGTTCATATACTCAGCAGCAGTATGGCTgacgaagggagagagacaggcagagagacagagctacagacagaAAGGTAGGGTGAAAATTGAACATGAAATTGACTGCAATTTCCtgtgaggtgagagggagagtcaTGGACTGTGAGaaagcagagagggagatggctgagGAACGCTCAACTCCGTTCTCTTATATCGAGGCGGAGTTGAGTAGTGATAACTGGTCGCGCGATTCGCTAACAACAACATTGAGTCACCATCAGTCTTTACttgtaaaaatgtaaatactGAAAATGCTTACCGGTACCTATGTTTGACCTGTGCTACTGTGGTCCTTCCacattaaaaaaaatgcattGAAGAAAACCAACTTTTCCCTCATTTGTCTTGCACAACTCAGCATGAATGTGCATGTACCAATTGAATCCCAGGTCACATAGTACGTCAAGGCCGCTACGTCTCCAGTTGAGCAACACAAAGGAGCACGGTTGTACAGGTCAATCATAGATACAGGTAAGCGTTATCAGAATTGACATTTTTACAAGTATCAACTGATGGTAACTTAATGTTGTTGCTAGCAAATTGCGAGACCAGTTATTAATAGTCAACTCCGTATTGATATAAGAGAACGGAGTTGAGCTTTCCTGagctaagagggagagagagagggattcatTATACCCACTGATTGATTCCAGGATGACGAGTATTCACTAAAAATGGTGTCAGAAAGAAAGAGTGATGGCGATGAGTAAAATAGACTCACCACCTAAATCTGCTGACTCATCCATTAGCTTAGGCTATGGTTTGAAGTTCAAATTTGACAAATAGAAAAGAGGCGGAGAGCACTAGGATCTGTTCAATAGTCTGCTTTAAAGACTTTCTATTCTACCACCTTTCAGGCAGCACATCCACAACTAGAGGCCTAACTATAGGGGCACACAATGGAGCTAGCACTCAAAGGTTGTCTATGGTGACTCATAGAGATGggcgaatcaaatcaaattgtatttgtcgcataaacagtttacagcaggtataaaaGTTGCAGTGAAATTCTTGTGTGCTCCCTCAACAATGCAGTACATTAGTCAATATGTATCATAACAATAATACGTTTAAATCAAAAATAACAAGTATGAGTGTGggtgcttgtgtgtttgtgtgtaagggTTAAATGTGTGGAGACTGGAGAatgcaaataataataatcatctaAATTGCAGATAGTCTCTGAGGTGCATGTCTGTGCAGGGAGAAAGCTAGTTCCACATTCTGATGGCCTGGTGGTAGAAACTGTCTCAGAACCTGATGCTCCGAAAAAGCTTGCCAGATGGTAACAGAGTGAAGAGTTTTTGGCTCGTGTGCCCTTGACAATCTTACTCAAACATCGCCTggtgtacagtggcaagaaaaagtatgtgaaccttttGGAATTACCTGGTTTTCTGCAAAGATTTGTCATAAAATGTGATCTGATCGTCAtctgtcacaacaatagacaaacacattttgcttaaactaataacacacaaacaattatacgttttcatgtctttattgaacagactgtgtaaacattcacaagtATAGGGTGGGAAACGTGTGTGtccccttggatttaataactggttgaccctcctttttgcagcaataacctcaaccaaacatgttctgcagttgcggatcagaccttcacaacggtcaggaggaattttggaccattcttctttacaaaactgtttcaggtcagcaatattcttgggatgtctggtgtgaactgctctcttgaggtcatgccacagcatctcaattgggttgaggtcagggctatgatagggccactccagaaggcgtattttcttctatTGAAGctattctgttgttgatttacttctgtgttttgggtcgttgtcctgttgcatcaacCAACTTCTTTTGAgattcaattggcagacagatagccttacattctcctgcaaaatgtcttgataaacttgggaatgcattccatcgatgatagcaagctgccCAGGCCCTGAGgaagcaaagcagccccaaaccatgatgctccctccaccatactttacagttggaatgaggttttgatgttggtgttctgtgccttttttctccatacatactgttgtgtgttccttccaaacaactcaactgtagtttcatctgtccacagaatattttgccagtagcgctgtggaacatccaggtgttCTTTTGCGAACctcagatgtgcagcaatgtttttttggcttcttccattgtgtcctcccatgaacaccattcttgtttagtgttttacgtattgtagactcgtcaacagagatgttagcatgtcccAGAGATGTATATAAGTCTTCAGCTGACATTCTAGGAtttttcttaacctcattgagcattctgcgctgtgctcttgcattcatctttgcaggatggccactcctagggagagtagcaacagtgctgaactttctccatttctagacaatttgtcttaccgtggactga harbors:
- the LOC135513892 gene encoding tetraspanin-15-like — its product is MPSYKEVRNSNRFYYFIKFTLNVYSMLFSLLGLCVLCVGVYAEVERQKNRTLEGVFLAPAVVLILLGLVMFTVSLVGMVGSLRDNKTLLHMFLCVLCVLLFLQAVALIVALIFEKKTSALFQSSIREGIKHYYDDLDFKNILDFVQQKFSCCGGDDYKDWGVNQYHFCNGTGPLACGVPYTCCVPHKVGEVVNTLCGYKTLSQQRELLDEVIHVRGCIHAVNLWMGDNVGATIGLCCAIGLPQLMGIMLSCMFWNLLVEMSESMDMVDFKILKRAGFEYSELDLAGAGCCLCLPRDGGYLPLPALDPILSDPDLKPIPIRVQRPLPVQVHKPLAQSLQDLQLSGLRLDEVDIGRKQNKQKRREY